A single Candidatus Eisenbacteria bacterium DNA region contains:
- a CDS encoding IS256 family transposase, with protein sequence CLVSTNLIESPIGTIQYPMGRVTRWQGGEMVARWAASAFLAAEKSFRRILGYRDLWQLEATLRSKELDDQEMVA encoded by the coding sequence GCTGCCTCGTGAGCACGAACCTCATCGAGAGTCCGATCGGGACGATCCAGTATCCGATGGGGCGGGTGACGAGATGGCAAGGAGGAGAGATGGTCGCTCGGTGGGCAGCGAGCGCGTTCCTCGCGGCGGAGAAGTCGTTCCGGAGGATCCTCGGATACCGCGATCTCTGGCAGCTCGAGGCGACTCTCCGTTCCAAGGAGCTTGACGACCAGGAGATGGTGGCCTAA